DNA sequence from the Lagenorhynchus albirostris chromosome 13, mLagAlb1.1, whole genome shotgun sequence genome:
GTTTGCCAACAGGAGATGCATGCAAGTGGTCAGGCCTGGACCAGGTTAACGGTTCTCCCATTGCTTGCTGGGGGTCTATTTGAGGCACCTCAGGGTCTTCCCAGAGTAAGTGGCAGGGAATATGAAATGAGTCTTTCCCAGTGTGAGGGTCCAAGTACCTTGTTGCTTTTCTGCTGGGGTCACAGTACTCTGTTGTATGGGTCTCCTAAGAAACAGACTTCAGTCTTGGCGACAAACAAACTTATTAAATAGCTGAGGCAAGAACAAGTGCAAAAATGGATTCTCAGATTTCTCGTTGAAAAACACTATGACTAAATCTGTAGTTAATTTTACCCTTGCCTCTCAATTCATAGAACGTAAGCAGTTAGATGAAGACATGCTTGCTTTTTAAGTCTAGTCTTCCTGCTTTTGCTGGTTCATTTTGTggcatttgttttgtttggggtcaGGGAGGAGGACAGGCCTCTGTAGATGGTCTCGGGCTAGGCGGAGCCTTCGTGGCAGCCTCCCTGGACAGGCCCAGTAACGACAGATTTATGCCTCTGTGTAAGAGCTTCCACGAGCAACACGCCATTGTTACCCACCAGGCTCCTCATGAAAGGAAACCTTGTGCTGACTGCCCTGGCTGTTCTTGGCAGCATGATCTATAGAAGGAGAACAGGATGTATTTTACACTTGAGACCTGCTATCCTAGAGTATAACAACAACTCTTCTAAGTGCTCTTAATATTAAGCTAATGGAAAACATACTCTGTTTACTCACCATCAAagtctgtttttcttctctcccgCCTCCCCCAGTCATCACAAACTCCAAGCCTCTAGGACACACGGAGTGTCCCTGCTCCATCTCTCCTCCACTCTGTCTCAAGGTTGACCTCTCCATGCTTGGTTAGCTCAAGGTGGACTTGGAAAAGCTAGGAACTCACCACATAAACCATACAATCCCCAGGTTGCCCAAaccaaatatttcctttctcGCAAAAATCTCACAAGAATGGCTTGATTTACAGCTAGATTTATGTTTATCAGTGTGAGAAGTCATTTTTCCTCACCAGAGTGCAACCCAGTGCAGTAGAATAGAGAAGGTGGGCCACGTTTTTCAGGGTGTTGCTATTTTTGGAAAGTTGCTTCGCTCCTTGTCATTGAACGGTAGGATTCCTTACCCTTAACGTGAGGACTTGGCCAAAGTTATCTTAACCCCAGAAGTCTAATCTTTATTGCCCACTGCTTCGTGCTGTAAGAAGCCATGTCTACGTGGGGTACTCCGTGGATAGAATTCCAGGTCCTGAGATGCCCAAGGTTTCCCTATCACTGAAGGTGCTGTCATAAAGAGTGGGACAGGAAAGGCCGAGTGGGACTCTGTTCTAGAAGAAAAGATTCACAAATCTACTCATTTCCTGTTACCGTATTGTTTTTTGCTTGAGCTTGTCTATAAGTAAAGTAAATGTATGCATGTAAACCAGCCTTGCAGATAAATCCCCCCATTCTACCAGGCTGCCAGTCATATTACCAATTTCCCCCTTGCTATTTACACATCTCTTATTGAAAGACAATAATCagacaataacaaacaaacaaatgaaccaaaGAACCCCCGCCCCCCCTGCTGCCCCATACCTAAAACAAACTCCCTTCCCTTTTGTCAAAAAAGACCAAAATTAGAAACAAAGCGGAACTGTGGGAAAGAACTCACCACTGTTCTTTTGATATAGGCCTTGGGCCTGTTAACTATCTGCAAGGCTGTTGTAATGATGTTAATCTATTTTAATGGAATTGAAATGTGATATCCTGTGGTTTAAGATGCATGTTGTTTATAGCTTTAGTGCTTGATTTTGGGTTTCTTTCACAGATAAACTTCTGCACTGGAGGGGCCTCTCCTCCCCTCGTTCTACACACGGAGCTCTAATCCCCACGCCTGGGATGAGTGCAGAATATGCCCCGCAGGGTATTTGTAAGTTGAGCATTATTTCTTCTACAAACGTCCATGTGTGTAGAGATGAGAGTTTCTGGAAATTACCCTTACTTTTTAAGTACTGAAAGGAGTTATTTCCAAAATACATTGGCATCTGCATATGTATATTCCATTACTCACTTGGCACCCAGCTCCCCCAATCCATTCAGCCCTAAGTGGCTTTTTTCcctcccctttttctctctctccttactGAAGGCATGGGGCTGGAAGCAGCTCATCCCTGCGGGTCTCCTCCCCAGGGTCTTGTGTGGCTCCATGGCTGGTGACTGAGTATATCTGTGTGTTCAGGGCCCATTGTATTGCTGGACATTTACTCCCATGGCCTCATTTAGGACTTCGGATTTACTCCATGGCATATGTCTTTAGCAGAGGCCAGAACTGAAAGGAGTCAGTTCACAGTTACTCTAGAGTTATCCTTATGCATGTTATATATGCATTTACGTGTGTATttaaacatggtatatttttatatatgcatcGTACATTATATATGTGCAGACATATatgatttctatttgtttttctcctagaTTTAGAGAAAAATGCATAGCATTGTTGCTAAAATTCAAAGAtaccacacacacccctcccgcCATCACTGCGACTACCACCATCCAGTTACTTGCTTAAGCCAACTTTCATAGTGGGGAACTTCTTATGAAATTTAGATTtgtatgtttataaaaatgtttttgggaaaaaaatgtttttgaaagatgTTGTTTTAGAAGGTAATACAGTTTGCTTCTCTCTGTAGGAATAACATGCATGGCTAAAAAGTCAGATGcgggggtaggggtagggggcCGGGGGATTGATTCCACCCCAAACACAAAAAAGCAGgttcaagaagaaaagaagtgTGGCATCTAATTtgtatttaaggaaaatatttttaaagtaaatgaaaaaaataaccttttgtggaaagaaaagaagaaagggaatgaTGTGTCGTGGAAAGGGAATAACAGACAGCAAAATGCAGGAGTTGGGGCCTTAAAGGTGACTGGTTTTCAGATGGGAGGTCAACTAGACCCAACCTTCTTGTGAATGGTGTCTGCAGGGCAGGGCCTGCGCCCTGAGATCAGACTGGAAgctagttgtttatttttattaactcctAGGTCTAGGTAACAAAGAGTTATTGTATGAATTTCACAAGCCCTCAGGTCCTGAGGGCtgggtggtgcaggggttaaaaGCACCTCCCCGCCacgcaccccccccacccccccacccccgcccccggcacCCACAAGCCTAGCTGGGCAGAAGCCTGGGTTAGGTCACCGATTGTACAGTTTAGGGGTTTGGACTCATGGTTTCAAGTCCCTACATGCTGACTGGGTGGGGAGAACTCGCCTCGTTTTGCTGGGGGTGCCTGGGGCCCTTACTTGTCTGTGGGAACAGAGCCACCCTTGGAGGGAAGGGGTAGGAAGGGAGTGAgttctctctcttgctctggatcctcctgagggcagggagttTGATCTAGGGGGTGGGAAACCAGTAGCCTGATAAGGAGCCCCTGCCTTCTCCCTGCTTCCGGCAATGGGAGGGAGCCTAGTTTGCTGGCGCCCATGCCGGCAGGACCAGTTTAGGAGTGACCAGAACAAGGTATGTGGAAGTGGGTTGTGGGGATCCAGAAAGTTCTGAAGCAAAACTGACCCGCACCCCACTCAGCTGCCTTAACCAGTGCCCTTGGCTTTCAGAGCATTTAGCACTGACCTTGTGGCCTCCCTGCTGGGTGGACCATGGGCAAGGGCCTTAAAAATCACCCCCTCTTGCTTTCTTCTAACCAGGGCCTCCCCTTGGCCTGGGAAAGCCCGGATTCTGGATTCCAGTCTTTCCTCCAGAAGCCCTTGTGGGTGTGTAACGTGTGGTTAGTCATCGTTCGTGGTAACTAATCAAGCCTGGTAATAATGAAAACTCACGTTCATGTTGGACCTGGTAGATCACAGAGAGCTTTTATATATGTTTGTCATTTGAGCCTCACAATTCTTTAAGGTACTGTTTTTTACGCTCATTTTCCAGATAGGAAACCTAAGACTCGGAGAAATTAAATGACTGTCCCAGAGCTACCAGCTAGTAAATAGTAGAGCCAGGGGTCCCTCATAAGACATCACTCTTCTAAATCATGACTCTTGAGCCTTGGTGACAAACCAGGAATGGGGTTCTTCCTTTCcatacaataaaatgaaataaagtaaaagctGTAGGTGAGCTAATAGCTGAGTTTAACCGTTTTGATGCCTCAAGTTCCCATGCTCGGGGCCAGGTCTCCGTTTATTGCTCTAAATCAAAACAATCCCAGTGAATGCCCAATGAGGCTCTCAAATTGAGAAGTTGATTTTCATCAGAGTAAATGaagaatattattatattttacacgTCAATAAATCAATGTAGCCCTAATTTTGCCACACAGGAAATCAATTCTGGTCTTTCTAAACCATCAAAGATGTTATGAACAAAGTAATTTCACAAATTACAGCAAGTAACACATTTATTGATGACTGCAGTTTAGGAATTTAGAATCTGTGAGCACTGTAATATAATATGGTGCACTGGCATGAGCTGAGTGAAATACAGATTATATGGTGAAACTGTAATGCATCATTTGCTATTAGTGGACTGGTAATAATTACCAGTTTCAAAGCAGCTCTTTCCATGTAATCTTTAGTCTCAATCGTAACAGCCCTTCTCATTGACATTATGATTACACTAGCTGCCCTCATGATCTAGAATATCTAGTTGATGGGAATACTAAAATGCGGTAGTGAAAACTGTATGTTGTATGCTCATTATAAGATAAAATGCCATTTTCTCTAACCTGATGTatgagagagaggggagggtAACAGCACAGTGTTAACATATTGTAGCATGATCACATagctttgaaaacaaaattttaggaAGCTCAGTGCAGCAAAATAAAATGGGCTTTTCTCATTTAAGCCTTTTTAAAAGGATCCAGATGAGACCCTTGATGTAGTGCTATATAGATTTCGGCATCTATCAATGACTGCATTCATGGTGCATGCAAAACCAGCATCGCTAATTGTGGGTCCAGTCCTGGGTTTCAATAGAATATTATAAggtaaaatatgatttaaaggCATTTGTAGTGATGAAAGTGTTAACGACTTGCTTCAGCTGACAAATCTCCTTTTTACTTACCCAATTCAGATTGTCAGGCTAAATGTATGATAATAACACAGAGTCCTAGAGAGGCAAAGGAGAAAGCCACAGAGGGTCACGGTAGTTGGAACTAGATAGTTTTTTTCCTGCCTATTTAGGACCCAAGTCAttgttcaacaacaacaaaaaatttatgaaaatactctcaatgatgctttttatttccctttgaagAGAGAAGGCAAACAAAAATAGGCAGATAATGTGATACTAATGTCAGCGGTTTTCTTTCAAaatctttctgcctttttttttctccctccacaTTAGCAAATGTTTGAAACCTAATTTTGGTATCTTATCATCTAATCTTGTTAAAGAGatttacccaggagtgggatataTTGAGTGAGATTATAAATGCACTGTAAAGTAAATTACAAGGTCAGGGCAGGGAGTCCATTATTCAGACAAGTGCTTGAGTGAGGCTGGCTTGTTTTGGAATATGAGTGTTTGGGGCTCCTGAGAAGATGCTGCCAGCTTTTCTGACTTGCTAAATGGAAGAATCATAATTGATTAATTCCTCATTCCCACTCTTTAACTCCATggtgaattttttcctttttcaagagTTACTGACAAATACTATCTGTGGCCTTAAGGAACTCCTCTTAAAAAGGGGGACTAAAGTGTATTTCTCATTTGTGCTTTATACAGTGTCTTTTTTGGAATTCCTGGGAAGTTACTGATTTTTCTCATCCTAGTCCTTTGGCCACCAGCATCTGAGCCCTTTTTAATGCTGAGTTGACTGGTAAACTGTTAGTTACTCCCTTGTTATATGTGTTTTTTAGTTTAGCTATCACCGAAAAGGAATGATTGGGAAGTCAAGCTGGCCCCTCTTTGCCACAGCGGCATTTCCCACTCTTGGGTTCTTTTCAGCGAGAGAGAAATAATGTGACTTAAGCAGGGCCCCTCTCCAGACGGCTTGGCTACTGGCCAAAGAGTTGACTAGCTGAActgtatctttctgtttctttctcaacTGGAGCTGAGGCTCAGCTGAGGGCGCAGGATGTTGTATAATTTGGTTCACGTTGTTAGCCTCTCAAAATAATGAGGAGGAGGCTAGCGTAGCATTTCTCAGCCTGCTGCCCTTCATGGTGCTGGCTGCTTTAACTGTTCTTAAACTAGGATGCTGTGTCTGCTTAAGTTGGCCCTAGACACTCCACCTGACTTCTCTAGACTCCCATTTGTTTGACTGGGGTGGACAACTCCTAAAGATTTGATATGGCCTGTtggttaaatttgaattaaatttCTCTATTGAGATTTTTTGTAACAGCCCTTGAGATAAAAATGGGAATCCCCGTGGGGTGTTGTGGAACCAGAACTGGGACTAACTGACCCTCACACAGGCTGGGGTTGTGAGGATGTCGCTAGTCTCTCTTCCACGTAATTATTTCATGAGTACCTTCTCATTTTTAACAATATCAACAATTAGTGTGTTTCAGGCTAAGATTAAAAGCATCTCTAGGGCCACAGAGAATTGTAATGAGTTGACCTTCTCTTTTTTCACATCTCCATGAAATGATTGCCTGTTCAGACAGTTCACCTGCCACCCAGGGGGATTTAGGAAAGCAGGAAAGTTTCCCTTAGGCCAGCCTGTCCAAATCCCTCCCTTAACGGAcaaggaaaacagaggcacagagatgaAATGGCTTGCCCCAAAACACAGCTGGTGAAAGACTGGAAAGTTCAGAAGATGTTTGCTGAATTTCTCTAGAATGTAGGGATCCTCATCCTCAAGCTTGAATCGATCTAGATCTTTCTACTTTGAAGACTGGATTTAAAATTCTTAGAACTGAGTCAAATGGCAGGAAGACTGATTTGACAAATTTTTATTGGGCACCAACCTCCAGATGCCAGCACCATCTAGGCACAGGGGATAAGGTCAGTGAGGGCTTAGGCCGTGGGGttgagggctgggggcagggaaggctgGAGGTGGAACATAAATAAGCAATTGCTGATGCCCTCCTTGGTGATTAAACATTGATGTTGGTGTTGTATTATTTTGCAGGTAAAGATGAGCCCAGCAGCTACACATGTACAACTTGCAAACAGCCATTCACCAGTGCATGGTTTCTCTTGCAACACGCACAGAACACTCATGGATTAAGAATCTACTTAGAAAGCGAACACGGAAGTCCCCTGACCCCGCGGGTTGGTATCCCTTCAGGACTAGGTGCAGAATGTCCTTCCCAGCCACCTCTCCATGGGATTCATATTGCAGACAATAACCCCTTTAACCTGCTAAGAATACCAGGATCAGTATCCAGAGAGGCTTCCGGCCTGGCAGAAGGGCGCTTTCCACCCACTCCCCCCCTGTTTAGTCCGCCACCAAGACATCACTTGGACCCCCACCGCATAGAGCGCCTGGGGGCGGAAGAGATGGCCCTGGCCACCCATCACCCGAGTGCCTTTGACAGGGTGCTGCGGTTGAATCCAATGGCTATGGAGCCTCCCGCCATGGATTTCTCTAGGAGACTTAGAGAGCTGGCAGGGAACACGTCTAGCCCACCGCTGTCCCCAGGCCGGCCCAGCCCTATGCAAAGGTTACTGCAACCATTCCAGCCAGGTAGCAAGCCGCCCTTCCTGGCGACGcccccactccctcctctgcaatccgcccctcctccctcccagcccccggtCAAGTCCAAGTCATGCGAGTTCTGCGGCAAGACGTTCAAATTTCAGAGCAACCTGGTGGTGCATCGGCGCAGCCACACGGGCGAGAAGCCCTACAAGTGCAACCTGTGCGACCACGCGTGCACACAGGCCAGCAAGCTGAAGCGCCACATGAAGACGCACATGCACAAGTCGTCCCCCATGACGGTCAAGTCCGACGACGGCCTCTCCACCGCCAGCTCCCCGGAACCCGGCACCAGCGACCTGGTGGGCAGCGCCAGCAGCGCGCTCAAGTCCGTGGTGGCCAAGTTCAAGAGCGAGAACGACCCCAACTTGATCCCGGAGAATGGGgacgaggaggaagaggaggacgacgaggaagaggaagaagaggaggaagaggaggaggaggagctgaCGGAGAGCGAGAGGGTGGACTACGGCTTCGGGCTGAGCCTGGAGGCGGCGCGCCACCACGAGAACAGCTCGCGGGGCGCGGTGGTGGGCGTGGGCGACGAGGGCCGTGCCCTGCCCGACGTCATGCAGGGCATGGTGCTCAGCTCCATGCAGCACTTCAGCGAGGCCTTCCACCAGGTCCTGGGCGAGAAGCATAAGCGCGGCCACCTGGCCGAGGCCGAGGGCCACAGGGACACATGCGACGAAGACTCGGTGGCCGGCGAGTCGGACCGCATAGACGATGGCACTGTTAACGGCCGCGGCTGCTCCCCGGGCGAGTCGGCCTCGGGGGGCCTGTCCAAAAAGCTGCTGCTGGGCAGCCCCAGCTCGCTGAGCCCCTTCTCCAAGCGCATCAAGCTCGAGAAGGAGTTCGACCTGCCCCCGGCCGCGATGCCCAACACGGAGAATGTGTACTCGCAGTGGCTCGCCGGCTACGCGGCCTCCAGGCAGCTCAAAGATCCCTTCCTTAGCTTCGGAGACTCCAGACAATCGCCTTTCGCCTCCTCGTCGGAGCACTCCTCGGAGAACGGAAGCTTGCGCTTCTCCACGCCGCCCGGGGAGCTGGACGGAGGGATCTCGGGGCGCAGCGGCACGGGAAGTGGAGGGAGCACGCCCCATATTAGTGGTCCGGGCCCGGGCAGGCCCAGCTCAAAAGAGGGCAGACGCAGCGACACTTGTGAGTACTGTGGGAAAGTCTTCAAGAACTGTAGCAATCTCACTGTCCACAGGAGAAGCCACACGGGCGAAAGGCCTTATAAATGCGAGCTGTGCAACTATGCCTGTGCCCAGAGTAGCAAGCTCACCAGGCACATGAAAACGCATGGCCAGGTGGGGAAGGACGTTTACAAATGTGAAATTTGTAAGATGCCTTTTAGCGTGTACAGTACCCTggagaaacacatgaaaaaatggcACAGTGATCGAGTGTTGAATAATGATATAAAAACTGAATAGAGGTATATTAATacccctccctcactcccacctgcCACCTCCTTTTTTCatcaccctcccctttccccatcgCCCTCCAGCCCCACACCCTGTAGGATTTTTTTCTAGTCCCATGTGATttaaacatacaaacaaacaaacagaagtaaCGGAAGCTAAGAATATGAGAGTGCTTGTCACCAGCacacctgttttgttttgttttttttctttttctttttctttttttcctttatgttctcACCGTTTGAATGCATGATCTGTATGGGGCAATACTATTGCATTTTACGCAAACTTTGAGCCTTTCTCTTGTGCAATAATTTACATgttgtgtatgtttttttttttttttaaacttagacaGCATGTATGGTATGTTATGGCTATTTTAAATTGTCCCCGATTCGTTGCTGAGAAAACATGTTGCTGTTTCCAGTTCCGttctgagagaaaaagagagagagagagaaaaagaccatGCTGCATACATTCTGTAATACATATCATGTACAGTTTTCTTTTATAACATGAGGAGGGAAAACAGTCTTTGGATTAACCCTCTATAGACAGAATAGATGGCACTGAAAGCAAATCTCTACAAGCTAAATGTCTGTCTCTAAAGGGTTAAATATATCAATTGGAGATGAAGGAAAGGCCTTGAATTGacaaattaacagaaaaataaaacaagtttattctatcatttggttttaaaatatgagtgCCTTGGATCTATTAAAACCACATTGATGGTTCTTTCTACTTGTTATAAACTTGTAGCTTAATTCAGCATTGGGTGAGGTAATAAACCTTAGGACCTAGAGTATAATTCTATATTGTATTTCTCACAACAATGGCTACCTAAAAATATGACCCATTATGTCCTAGTTAATCATCATTTTTCCCTTTCGTTTAATCTTGTAAGCAAAACTGATTATACCAGTATAAAAGCTATTTTGCTCCTGATGAGAGCTTAAAAGAAATGGGCTCTTTTgcccaaagttttattttttttaaatgatgattaaATTGAACGTGCAACGTGCAAAAGCTCTGGAACATGATGAAATACATTAGTAAGGGATTCATTTTATGAAGATAACTTGTTTTAAATaatgtcttttgaaaaaaattctggcACCAGAAGAAATAGATCCAGATCTACTTGGTTGTCAAATGGACAATCAAACGATAAACTTTAAGACCTCGAATAGCATGTTAAAAAGAAGAGACTGACAATAAGGTTTGACAGAGggtaacagaggaaaaaaaaatgtgatttattaGCACAATGTGGTACTATTTGCCATTTTAAACTAGAACAGGTGTATAAGCTAATATTGATACAATGATGATTAACTATGAATTCTTAAGACTTGCGTTTAAATGTGAcattcttaaaaaagaagagaaagaattttaagagTAGCAGTATATATGTCTGTGCTCCCTAAAAtttgtacttcatttcttttccatacaCTGTGTGCTATTTGTGTTAACATGAAAGAggattcattgtttttattttatttttttaattttttcttttttattaagctAGCATCTGCCCCAGTTGGTGTTCAAATAGCACTTGACTCTGCCTGTAATATCTGTATCTTTTCTCTAATCAGAGATACAGAGGTTGAGTATAAAATAAACCTGCTCAGATAGGACAATTAAGTGCACTGTACAATTTTCCCAGTTTACAGGTCTATACTTAAGGGAAAAGTTGCAAGaatgctgaaaaaaaataatttgaacacAATCTCATTgatgagcatttaaaaaaaaaaaactaaaaaaaaaactttgcccGCCATTTACTTGACTAATGAGCTTACTTACTCGGACTCAACATTGCAAGCGCTGTGAATggaaaacagaatacacttaACATAGAAATGAATGATTGCTTTCGCTTCTACAGTGCAAGGATTTTTTTGTACaaaacttttttaaatataaatgttaagaaaaaaagaattttttaaaaaaacacttcatTATGTTTAGGGGGGAACTGCATTTTAGGGTTCCATTGTCTTGGTGGTGTTACAAGACttgttatccatttaaaaatggtAGTGGAAATTCTATGCCTTGGATACACACCGCTCTTcaggttgtaaaaaaaaaaaacatacattggGGAAAGGTTTAAGATTATATAGTACTTAAATATAGGAAAATGCACACTCATGTTGATTCCTATGCTAAAACACATTTATggtcttttttctgtatttctagaATGGTATTTGAATTAAATGTTCATCTAGTGTTAGGCACTATAGTATTTATATTGAAGCTTGTATTTTTAACTGTTGCTTGTTCTCTTAAAAGGTATCAATGTACCTTTTTtggtagtggaaaaaaaaaaagacaggctgccacagtatatttttttaatttggcaggATAATATAGTGCAAATTATTTGtatgcttcaaaaaaaaagagaaaaaagtgtgacattgtacagatgagaagcCATATAATGGCGGTTTGGGGGAGCCTGCTAGAATGTCACACGGATGGCTGTCATAGGGGTTGTACATatccttttttgttcctttttcctgcTGCCATGCTGTATGCAGTACTGCAAGCTAATAACGTTGGTTTGTTATGTAGTGTGCTTTTTGTCCCTTTCCTTCTATCACCCTACATTCCAGCATCTTACCTTCATAtgcagtaaaagaaagaaagaaaaaaaaaaggaaaaaaaaaaaaaccaatgttttgcagtttttttcattGCCAAAAACTAAATGGTGCTTTATATTTAGATTGGAAAGAATTTCATATGCAAAGCATATTAAAGAGAAAGCCCGCTTTAGTCAATACTTTTTTGTAAATGGCAATGCAGAATATTTTGTTATTGGCCTTTTCTATTCCTGTAATGAAAGCTGTTTGTCGTAActtgaaattttatcttttactatGGGAGTCACTATTTATTATTGCTTATGTGCCCTGTTCaaaacagaggcacttaatttgatcttttatttttctttgtttttattttttttttatttggatgACCAAAGGTCATTACAACCTGgctttttattgtatttgtttcTGGTCTTTGTTAAGTTCTATTGGAAAAACCACTGTCTGTGTTTTTTTGGCAGTTGTCTGCATTAACCTGTTCATACACCCATTTTGTccctttattgaaaaaaataaaaaaattaaagtacacaATGTAAGCTTCTTGTGTCCTCATTTGACACACTCTGTAAATTACTTTCAAGAAAATAACAGGTTTTAAGAGAAGGCCAGTCagtctttttcaagattatttctaTGGGCATTTTGATGCGTGTATTATACCCTAAAGGAACATAAAATACTTACTATATTAAAA
Encoded proteins:
- the BCL11A gene encoding B-cell lymphoma/leukemia 11A isoform X2 encodes the protein MSRRKQGKPQHLSKREFSPEPLEAILTDDEPDHGPLGAPEGDHDLLTCGQCQMNFPLGDILIFIEHKRKQCNGSLCLEKAVDKPPSPSPIEMKKASNPVEVGIQVTPEDDDCLSTSSRGICPKQEHIADKLLHWRGLSSPRSTHGALIPTPGMSAEYAPQGICKDEPSSYTCTTCKQPFTSAWFLLQHAQNTHGLRIYLESEHGSPLTPRVGIPSGLGAECPSQPPLHGIHIADNNPFNLLRIPGSVSREASGLAEGRFPPTPPLFSPPPRHHLDPHRIERLGAEEMALATHHPSAFDRVLRLNPMAMEPPAMDFSRRLRELAGNTSSPPLSPGRPSPMQRLLQPFQPGSKPPFLATPPLPPLQSAPPPSQPPVKSKSCEFCGKTFKFQSNLVVHRRSHTGEKPYKCNLCDHACTQASKLKRHMKTHMHKSSPMTVKSDDGLSTASSPEPGTSDLVGSASSALKSVVAKFKSENDPNLIPENGDEEEEEDDEEEEEEEEEEEEELTESERVDYGFGLSLEAARHHENSSRGAVVGVGDEGRALPDVMQGMVLSSMQHFSEAFHQVLGEKHKRGHLAEAEGHRDTCDEDSVAGESDRIDDGTVNGRGCSPGESASGGLSKKLLLGSPSSLSPFSKRIKLEKEFDLPPAAMPNTENVYSQWLAGYAASRQLKDPFLSFGDSRQSPFASSSEHSSENGSLRFSTPPGELDGGISGRSGTGSGGSTPHISGPGPGRPSSKEGRRSDTCSSHTPVRRSTQRAQDVWQFSDGSSRALKF
- the BCL11A gene encoding B-cell lymphoma/leukemia 11A isoform X3, with protein sequence MSRRKQGKPQHLSKREFSPEPLEAILTDDEPDHGPLGAPEGDHDLLTCGQCQMNFPLGDILIFIEHKRKQCNGSLCLEKAVDKPPSPSPIEMKKASNPVEVGIQVTPEDDDCLSTSSRGICPKQEHIAGKDEPSSYTCTTCKQPFTSAWFLLQHAQNTHGLRIYLESEHGSPLTPRVGIPSGLGAECPSQPPLHGIHIADNNPFNLLRIPGSVSREASGLAEGRFPPTPPLFSPPPRHHLDPHRIERLGAEEMALATHHPSAFDRVLRLNPMAMEPPAMDFSRRLRELAGNTSSPPLSPGRPSPMQRLLQPFQPGSKPPFLATPPLPPLQSAPPPSQPPVKSKSCEFCGKTFKFQSNLVVHRRSHTGEKPYKCNLCDHACTQASKLKRHMKTHMHKSSPMTVKSDDGLSTASSPEPGTSDLVGSASSALKSVVAKFKSENDPNLIPENGDEEEEEDDEEEEEEEEEEEEELTESERVDYGFGLSLEAARHHENSSRGAVVGVGDEGRALPDVMQGMVLSSMQHFSEAFHQVLGEKHKRGHLAEAEGHRDTCDEDSVAGESDRIDDGTVNGRGCSPGESASGGLSKKLLLGSPSSLSPFSKRIKLEKEFDLPPAAMPNTENVYSQWLAGYAASRQLKDPFLSFGDSRQSPFASSSEHSSENGSLRFSTPPGELDGGISGRSGTGSGGSTPHISGPGPGRPSSKEGRRSDTCEYCGKVFKNCSNLTVHRRSHTGERPYKCELCNYACAQSSKLTRHMKTHGQVGKDVYKCEICKMPFSVYSTLEKHMKKWHSDRVLNNDIKTE
- the BCL11A gene encoding B-cell lymphoma/leukemia 11A isoform X1, which produces MSRRKQGKPQHLSKREFSPEPLEAILTDDEPDHGPLGAPEGDHDLLTCGQCQMNFPLGDILIFIEHKRKQCNGSLCLEKAVDKPPSPSPIEMKKASNPVEVGIQVTPEDDDCLSTSSRGICPKQEHIADKLLHWRGLSSPRSTHGALIPTPGMSAEYAPQGICKDEPSSYTCTTCKQPFTSAWFLLQHAQNTHGLRIYLESEHGSPLTPRVGIPSGLGAECPSQPPLHGIHIADNNPFNLLRIPGSVSREASGLAEGRFPPTPPLFSPPPRHHLDPHRIERLGAEEMALATHHPSAFDRVLRLNPMAMEPPAMDFSRRLRELAGNTSSPPLSPGRPSPMQRLLQPFQPGSKPPFLATPPLPPLQSAPPPSQPPVKSKSCEFCGKTFKFQSNLVVHRRSHTGEKPYKCNLCDHACTQASKLKRHMKTHMHKSSPMTVKSDDGLSTASSPEPGTSDLVGSASSALKSVVAKFKSENDPNLIPENGDEEEEEDDEEEEEEEEEEEEELTESERVDYGFGLSLEAARHHENSSRGAVVGVGDEGRALPDVMQGMVLSSMQHFSEAFHQVLGEKHKRGHLAEAEGHRDTCDEDSVAGESDRIDDGTVNGRGCSPGESASGGLSKKLLLGSPSSLSPFSKRIKLEKEFDLPPAAMPNTENVYSQWLAGYAASRQLKDPFLSFGDSRQSPFASSSEHSSENGSLRFSTPPGELDGGISGRSGTGSGGSTPHISGPGPGRPSSKEGRRSDTCEYCGKVFKNCSNLTVHRRSHTGERPYKCELCNYACAQSSKLTRHMKTHGQVGKDVYKCEICKMPFSVYSTLEKHMKKWHSDRVLNNDIKTE
- the BCL11A gene encoding B-cell lymphoma/leukemia 11A isoform X5, translated to MAGGPACADKLLHWRGLSSPRSTHGALIPTPGMSAEYAPQGICKDEPSSYTCTTCKQPFTSAWFLLQHAQNTHGLRIYLESEHGSPLTPRVGIPSGLGAECPSQPPLHGIHIADNNPFNLLRIPGSVSREASGLAEGRFPPTPPLFSPPPRHHLDPHRIERLGAEEMALATHHPSAFDRVLRLNPMAMEPPAMDFSRRLRELAGNTSSPPLSPGRPSPMQRLLQPFQPGSKPPFLATPPLPPLQSAPPPSQPPVKSKSCEFCGKTFKFQSNLVVHRRSHTGEKPYKCNLCDHACTQASKLKRHMKTHMHKSSPMTVKSDDGLSTASSPEPGTSDLVGSASSALKSVVAKFKSENDPNLIPENGDEEEEEDDEEEEEEEEEEEEELTESERVDYGFGLSLEAARHHENSSRGAVVGVGDEGRALPDVMQGMVLSSMQHFSEAFHQVLGEKHKRGHLAEAEGHRDTCDEDSVAGESDRIDDGTVNGRGCSPGESASGGLSKKLLLGSPSSLSPFSKRIKLEKEFDLPPAAMPNTENVYSQWLAGYAASRQLKDPFLSFGDSRQSPFASSSEHSSENGSLRFSTPPGELDGGISGRSGTGSGGSTPHISGPGPGRPSSKEGRRSDTCEYCGKVFKNCSNLTVHRRSHTGERPYKCELCNYACAQSSKLTRHMKTHGQVGKDVYKCEICKMPFSVYSTLEKHMKKWHSDRVLNNDIKTE